Proteins found in one Bacillus subtilis subsp. subtilis str. 168 genomic segment:
- the recG gene encoding branch migrating ATP-dependent DNA helicase involved in DNA recombination and repair (Evidence 1a: Function from experimental evidences in the studied strain; PubMedId: 1905712, 1494351, 15317759, 15533834, 16014871, 28078722, 28155219, 28527403; Product type e: enzyme) → MKQHQQTSIANIKGIGPETEKTLNELGIYDISDLLNYFPYRYDDYELRDLEEVKHDERVTVEGKVHSEPSLTYYGKKRNRLTFRLLVGHYLITAVCFNRPYLKKKLSLGSVVTVSGKWDKHRQTISVQELKNGPHQEDKSIEPVYSVKENVTVKMMRRFIQQALTQYADSLPDPLPEKLRKSYKLPDYYQALKAMHQPETREALKLARRRFVYEEFLLFQLKMQAFRKAEREQTQGIRQRFSNEELMRFIKSLPFPLTNAQSRVLREITADMSSPYRMNRLLQGDVGSGKTAVAAIALYAAILSGYQGALMVPTEILAEQHADSLVSLFEKWDVSVALLTSSVKGKRRKELLERLAAGEIDILVGTHALIQDEVEFKALSLVITDEQHRFGVEQRKKLRNKGQDPDVLFMTATPIPRTLAITVFGEMDVSVIDEMPAGRKRIETYWVKHDMLDRILAFVEKELKQGRQAYIICPLIEESDKLDVQNAIDVYNMLSDIFRGKWNVGLMHGKLHSDEKDQVMREFSANHCQILVSTTVVEVGVNVPNATIMVIYDADRFGLSQLHQLRGRVGRGEHQSFCILMADPKSETGKERMRIMSETNDGFELSEKDLELRGPGDFFGKKQSGMPEFKVADMVHDYRALETARQDAANLVASDAFWKEPEYAVLRDELLKSGVMDGEKLS, encoded by the coding sequence GTGAAACAACATCAGCAAACTAGTATAGCTAACATTAAGGGTATTGGGCCGGAAACAGAAAAAACATTGAATGAACTCGGTATTTATGACATTTCTGATCTTCTGAATTATTTCCCTTATCGCTATGATGACTACGAGCTGAGGGATTTAGAAGAAGTAAAGCATGATGAAAGAGTCACAGTCGAAGGGAAGGTTCATTCAGAGCCTTCTCTTACCTATTACGGAAAAAAACGAAACAGGCTGACATTCAGGCTTCTGGTCGGCCACTATTTAATCACAGCCGTATGTTTTAACCGGCCTTATTTGAAGAAGAAGCTTTCGCTCGGCTCTGTGGTGACGGTTTCAGGTAAATGGGACAAGCACCGCCAAACCATCTCTGTTCAGGAGTTGAAAAACGGGCCGCATCAAGAAGACAAAAGCATTGAACCAGTGTATTCTGTGAAAGAAAATGTTACCGTCAAAATGATGAGGCGCTTTATTCAGCAGGCGCTGACCCAATATGCAGACTCACTTCCTGATCCTCTTCCGGAAAAGCTAAGAAAAAGCTATAAACTGCCTGACTATTATCAAGCGTTAAAAGCAATGCACCAGCCTGAAACAAGGGAAGCATTAAAGCTTGCCAGACGGCGGTTTGTTTATGAAGAATTTTTGTTGTTTCAGTTGAAAATGCAGGCGTTCCGAAAGGCGGAAAGAGAGCAGACACAAGGGATACGGCAGCGTTTTTCAAACGAAGAACTCATGAGATTTATCAAAAGCCTCCCGTTTCCCCTCACAAACGCCCAGTCACGCGTTCTTCGCGAAATAACAGCAGACATGTCTTCTCCATACAGAATGAACCGTCTTCTTCAAGGGGACGTTGGATCAGGAAAAACGGCAGTCGCCGCCATTGCACTGTATGCCGCGATCCTATCCGGATACCAAGGAGCGCTCATGGTGCCGACAGAAATTCTGGCCGAGCAGCATGCTGATTCGCTCGTTTCGCTATTTGAAAAATGGGACGTCAGCGTTGCTCTTTTGACAAGCTCTGTTAAAGGAAAGCGGCGAAAAGAACTGCTTGAGCGTCTTGCGGCGGGTGAGATTGATATTCTTGTAGGAACCCATGCTTTAATCCAAGACGAGGTGGAGTTTAAGGCGTTGAGTCTCGTTATTACTGATGAACAGCACAGATTTGGAGTTGAGCAGCGCAAAAAGCTTCGGAACAAAGGGCAGGATCCCGATGTTCTCTTTATGACAGCCACTCCAATCCCAAGAACATTAGCGATCACAGTATTCGGTGAAATGGATGTATCTGTCATTGATGAGATGCCGGCTGGACGAAAGCGAATTGAAACCTATTGGGTAAAACATGACATGCTTGATCGTATTTTGGCATTTGTCGAAAAAGAATTAAAGCAAGGCAGGCAGGCTTATATCATCTGTCCGCTGATTGAAGAATCAGATAAGCTTGATGTGCAAAACGCCATTGACGTGTACAATATGCTTTCTGATATTTTTCGGGGAAAATGGAATGTCGGCCTTATGCATGGAAAGCTGCATTCCGATGAAAAAGATCAGGTCATGAGAGAATTCAGCGCAAATCACTGTCAAATTCTCGTATCAACCACTGTTGTGGAGGTTGGCGTAAATGTTCCGAATGCAACAATTATGGTGATTTATGACGCCGACCGTTTCGGACTATCACAGCTTCACCAGCTGCGCGGCCGTGTTGGACGGGGTGAGCATCAATCTTTCTGTATTCTGATGGCTGATCCAAAATCAGAAACAGGGAAAGAACGGATGAGGATCATGTCGGAGACCAATGACGGTTTCGAGCTGTCTGAAAAGGATCTGGAACTGAGAGGTCCCGGTGATTTCTTCGGGAAAAAACAAAGCGGAATGCCGGAATTTAAAGTGGCGGACATGGTTCATGATTACAGAGCGCTTGAAACGGCAAGGCAGGATGCTGCGAATCTTGTGGCTTCTGACGCGTTCTGGAAGGAGCCGGAATACGCTGTGTTAAGAGATGAATTGCTGAAGAGCGGAGTAATGGACGGGGAAAAATTAAGCTGA
- the fapR gene encoding transcription factor controlling fatty acid and phospholipid metabolism (FapR-malonyl-Coa) (Evidence 1a: Function from experimental evidences in the studied strain; PubMedId: 12737802, 17962296, 20201588, 22720735; Product type r: regulator), protein MRRNKRERQELLQQTIQATPFITDEELAGKFGVSIQTIRLDRLELSIPELRERIKNVAEKTLEDEVKSLSLDEVIGEIIDLELDDQAISILEIKQEHVFSRNQIARGHHLFAQANSLAVAVIDDELALTASADIRFTRQVKQGERVVAKAKVTAVEKEKGRTVVEVNSYVGEEIVFSGRFDMYRSKHS, encoded by the coding sequence ATGAGAAGAAATAAGAGAGAACGCCAGGAATTACTTCAGCAGACGATTCAAGCAACCCCCTTTATTACAGATGAAGAACTAGCGGGTAAATTCGGGGTGAGCATCCAGACGATACGTTTGGACCGCTTAGAGCTTTCCATACCTGAACTGAGAGAAAGAATTAAGAACGTGGCAGAGAAAACACTTGAGGACGAAGTGAAGTCCCTGTCACTTGATGAAGTTATCGGAGAAATTATTGACCTTGAGCTGGATGATCAGGCGATATCCATTTTAGAAATAAAACAGGAGCACGTGTTCAGCCGGAATCAGATTGCGAGAGGACACCATTTATTTGCACAGGCGAATTCTTTGGCCGTTGCAGTCATTGATGACGAGCTGGCGCTGACTGCAAGTGCAGACATCCGCTTTACAAGACAGGTAAAGCAGGGTGAACGTGTCGTAGCAAAAGCGAAAGTGACGGCTGTCGAAAAAGAAAAAGGAAGAACGGTTGTCGAAGTGAACAGCTACGTTGGCGAAGAAATTGTTTTTTCTGGACGCTTTGACATGTATCGTTCAAAACATTCATAA
- the plsX gene encoding phosphate:acyl-ACP acyltransferase (Evidence 1a: Function from experimental evidences in the studied strain; PubMedId: 8759840, 12682299, 16949372, 17557823, 17645809, 18369234, 19282621, 19850612, 24224907, 26816052, 26850107; Product type e : enzyme) — MRIAVDAMGGDHAPKAVIDGVIKGIEAFDDLHITLVGDKTTIESHLTTTSDRITVLHADEVIEPTDEPVRAVRRKKNSSMVLMAQEVAENRADACISAGNTGALMTAGLFIVGRIKGIDRPALAPTLPTVSGDGFLLLDVGANVDAKPEHLVQYAIMGSVYSQQVRGVTSPRVGLLNVGTEDKKGNELTKQTFQILKETANINFIGNVEARDLLDDVADVVVTDGFTGNVTLKTLEGSALSIFKMMRDVMTSTLTSKLAAAVLKPKLKEMKMKMEYSNYGGASLFGLKAPVIKAHGSSDSNAVFHAIRQAREMVSQNVAALIQEEVKEEKTDE; from the coding sequence ATGAGAATAGCTGTAGATGCAATGGGAGGAGACCACGCTCCCAAAGCTGTTATTGACGGAGTTATAAAAGGTATAGAGGCATTTGATGATCTCCATATCACACTTGTCGGTGACAAAACAACGATAGAATCACATTTAACAACTACATCAGATCGCATCACGGTGCTGCACGCAGATGAAGTGATTGAGCCTACGGATGAACCGGTCCGTGCCGTGCGAAGAAAAAAGAACTCATCTATGGTTCTTATGGCGCAGGAGGTTGCGGAAAACAGAGCTGACGCCTGCATTTCAGCGGGAAATACCGGTGCATTAATGACAGCCGGTCTCTTTATTGTCGGGAGAATTAAAGGAATTGACCGTCCGGCGCTTGCTCCGACACTTCCGACTGTTTCGGGAGACGGATTTCTTCTCCTTGATGTCGGCGCCAATGTCGATGCCAAACCGGAGCACCTCGTTCAATATGCCATCATGGGTTCTGTTTATTCTCAGCAAGTGCGCGGTGTCACTTCACCGAGAGTCGGACTTTTAAATGTCGGAACAGAAGATAAAAAAGGAAACGAACTGACGAAGCAGACGTTTCAAATTTTAAAAGAAACAGCAAACATCAATTTTATCGGAAACGTGGAAGCGCGAGACCTTTTAGATGATGTGGCGGATGTTGTAGTAACAGACGGCTTTACCGGGAATGTTACACTCAAAACGCTGGAAGGCTCTGCGTTGTCAATTTTTAAAATGATGAGAGACGTAATGACGTCTACTTTGACATCCAAGCTTGCAGCAGCTGTGCTGAAACCAAAATTGAAAGAAATGAAAATGAAAATGGAGTATTCGAATTATGGCGGAGCAAGTCTTTTTGGCTTAAAAGCGCCTGTGATCAAGGCGCACGGCTCTTCAGATTCAAATGCTGTATTCCATGCGATTCGGCAAGCAAGAGAGATGGTCAGCCAAAATGTGGCTGCGCTCATTCAGGAAGAAGTGAAAGAAGAAAAAACAGATGAGTAG